GGGTTTTCTATTCCACAATACACTGTCATCTCCTTCTTCTAAAAAGGGATCTTCCGTTTCAGCAATACCTGCGTGTGTCACTATAAAATGAGGCGTTTCATAACACAACGGGCGCTGTACAAGCCAAGGTAAAATAACCTCATTTTGAATCCCTTGTTGTGCAAAATGAGCCAAAGTTGCATCCCCACCTTGACGAGTCCAATTTTCATTGCTTCCCTCTATAATATATTGAATGAGCTCCGCTTCGTGATTGCCTTTGAGAACAATACAGTTGTCATAGGTGCAGGTTAATTCCATCGCTTTTAAAACAACCTCAGCGCTATACTTTCCGCGATCGATTAAATCACCGACTAAAATCAACGTTTCTTCTTCCTTCTTCCAATGAGTTAAGAGTTGATTCAACGTATAATAGCACCCGTGAATATCACCTATAATGAAGTAATTCATCTTTTTCAATTCGTAACTTACTTGAGGCATCAATTAAAAAACGTGTAATGCTATATGCGCACAGGCTTCTGCATCTGCTAGGGCATGGTGGTGATTATCTAGTGTAAAACCTAAATATTCTGATACGGTATTGAGCTTGTGATTGGGCAAGGTAGGAAATACTTGCTTCGATTTTCGAAACGTACAATAGAATGGATTTTGGTGAATGGGTAGATTATAACTCGCTAATACCGCTTTCAAACAACTTTGATCAAATGCACTATTATGCGCCACCAAAGGCAAATCTTTGATACGCATGCGTAAATAATCCCATATTTCAGGGAATTCCTCCGCTCGGGCGGTATCTCTTTCCGTTAATCCGTGCACTTTTGTATTCCAATAGCTATAAAAGTTAGGGGTAGGTTTGATTAACTCGTAATACTTATCGACGATTTGTCTGTTCTCAACAAAGACTAACCCAATACTACATACACTACTTCTATGTTGATTGGCGGTTTCAAAATCTAAAGCAACAAAAGAATTCATTTTCACTTCACTTGGTTTACCCACAAAGGTAGGATTTTTGTACGGCATCCTTTATTATTTATGGGATTTTTACAGCTTGTTCTTTTTTATCCTTTCATTTTCCTTGCTGTTCATCCACAAAAAAAGCCTTCTATTCTGAGAATAGAAGGCAAAAAAGCAAATCTCATGTATTGTTTAATACTGAGCGATTAAATAATTAATGAGGTCTGTTGTTGTAACAATTCCGACCAAGGTTTTGTTTTTATCTACCACTGGTAACGAGTGGAATTGTTGTTCAACTAATAATTCGGCTACTTCTTTTATCGTTACATCATCCTCAACTACAACGGGATTAACCGTCATAATATCCTCTAATTTATAAGCATCATAGATGGCATTGATTGCTTCTACATCCATATTAGCAGTGCTATACCCGATCTTTAAAATATCATTACTCGATATAATACCGACTAACTGCTCCCCTTCTACTACGGGAATATGTCGGATGTTGTAATCGGTAAATAATTGATTGACTTCACTAATTTTTTTAGTCGTAGGTACTGCGATTAATACCTTCGTCATGATTTGCGAAATGGGTACTCTTTGTTTCATAGTTTTCTTATTTTCTAGGATAAAGTTCCCCCTATAAAAATTGTAAAAACATGATACTTAACAGCTTTATATCCCTTTTTTTTTCGTAACTTCTAGTGTTGTATTGGTTACATTGAAGTTTGATGGCTAAATAGTCGAAGGATTTACTCCAAAGCGTTGTTTAAAGGCATGCGAAAAGTGAGATAACGTTTCAAATCCAACCTCTACATACACCTCTTTTACCTTCATTTTTTTATGTTCCAACAAGTAATACGCCTCTTCCAATCGTTTATTTACTAACCACTTATTGGGAGAAAGATGAAAAATCTTTTCAAAGTCTCGTTTAAATGTTGCCAAACTTCTTCCTGTTAGAAAAGCAAATTCAACTAAAGGAATATTAAAGCGAAAATGCGTATTCATATAGTTTTCTAAGTCGACTTTTCCAGGTTGTGCAAAATGGAACAAGGTGGAGGCTAAATTAGGATTGTGATGCAAGAGCAAATAAATCAATTCTCTCTTTTTGAGATCAATTAGGTTTTTATCCTTTATTGCTTGGGTAAACCATCCCATTAAAGCAGTAAAATAGCCTTGTAATAAATCATCCTGCTCTAAGCGAATGAGATTAGCTTCCGTTTTCTTTTCTGCTTTATAGCCTTGATTTAAAGCAAATTCTTGTAATATCGCATCGTCCAATACGACAGAAATAGCTTGAAAAGCTTCCCCTTTATACGGGTATTTCACGAATCGGATGAGCGTGTTTTTTCGGTATACAATTAGATCTCCTTTTCGATAGTAGTATTTTGTTTTACCGTCAAATGCTTCTAATTCACCTGAAATCAAAAAAGAAACTCCATGGTGTTTCATGAGTTGCTCTCCTGATTTTTTACTCTGTGTATAACAAGCTAATTGAATGCCAAATAAGTCGATTGATTGTACCATAAACAAATTAGTTTTTCCACCAATACGTTGGTTGGATATGCATAGCATCTAAATTAACATTTTCTCCAATTTGAGGAGTGAGCAAAGGCATCTTTTCTTTTACACTCTCTAAAGCTATGCGTTCCAAGGGTTCGTTCCAAGCGTGGTTCGCCAACACAAATTTTGCGGAATGAACGGGAAATAAAACACAAGCTTGCAGATCTTTAGCAGCTTGAACAACCTCTTCCGGCATCATGTGAATGTATTTCCAACTCTTATCGTATTGTCCATTTTCTAAAATTGCTAAATCAAAAGGGCCAAACTGCTCTCCGATTTCTTTAAAATGCGTATCATATCCACTATCTCCACCAATGAAAATCCTTTTATGTGCTGTTTCTAATACAAAAGAAGTCCACAGTGTATTGGCTGAAAAAATACTTCGTCCTGAAAAGTGACGAGCTGGAGTTAGCGTTACTTTAAACCCAGTATCCAATACGATCTCCTCCCACCAATCTTTTTCAATAAGTTGTTGAGGAGAATACCCCCAATACTCCAAATGTGCACCTACTCCTAACCCACAAACAACCTGTTTTACCTTCGTTTTCAAGGCTTTTAATGTTTCATAATCCATGTGATCATAGTGATCATGGGTAAGAAATAATACATCAATAACAGGCAATTCAGCCACTGTAGCAATATCCGTTCCTTTAAACGATTTAGTTCCTCCGGGTATAGGAGAAGCACTACCACTCAACACGGGATCCACCAAGATAAATTTACCTTCTATCTGCATCAAATAAGACGAATGACCAAACCAAACCAATTGCGGTTGATCTCCTTCCAATGCCTTCCAGTCGATGACCTGAGTCGGAATTTGATTGAGAGGTTTAGTTTCCGTTGATTTTGCAAAGAAATAATCGTACAGTGCTGTCGTTATGGATTGGGTTAATTGAGGAGTATGACTTTGATTTTGGAATTTCCCTTGGCTGTAATTTACAGATTCTTTGATTCGTTGTAAACGTTCTCCTGACGGACGTTTACCAAACTTTGGATGCATCATATATAAACTGGTTAATACACATAATCCAACAAAAAAGTATCCAATTCTTTTGGCGTATTTCTTTTTATTTTTCACGTTTTTATTGGATTTAAATTGAGGTAAAAATAGTGGTAAATCCACAATACAACTTCCCTCAAAAGCTCAAATTCGATTGCTTGAAACGCTCATTTTGTTATTTTTATCTTAGTAGTAAGAGCTCGAGAGAAGCCTTGGAATTAAATTTTTGATCCGCGTGAAAACCCAGTTTATATTTACTTGAAACGCATCCTCTCGTGCTCAAACAAAGAATAAACGGTATCTTTGCCAAAAAACAAATCGTATGGAAACTTCAAAAGATCCTTTACACGGAAAAAAACTCGCTGATATTCTCGAAGAATTAGTCGATTATTATCAAGGTTTTGAAGGCTTGGGCAAGCAAATTAACATCCGCTGTTTCACCCATGACCCAAGTATTAATTCTGCTTTAAAATTCTTGAGAAAAACACCGTGGGCAAGAGAAAAAACGGAAAGTTTATATGTGTATGTCTTACGTCAAAAAGCAAAGAAAGGCCATATATAAATAACTTATATTCTACTGGTTAAGATACAATTTCGAGTAATTCCACTTCAAACATCAAAGTACTATAAGGTCCGATTTGTTTGCTGATATGTTCTTCTTTATACGCATATTCAGGTGGAGTAACCATGCTGAATTTTGTTCCTATGGGCAGTAGA
The window above is part of the Myroides odoratus DSM 2801 genome. Proteins encoded here:
- a CDS encoding metallophosphoesterase family protein; the protein is MNYFIIGDIHGCYYTLNQLLTHWKKEEETLILVGDLIDRGKYSAEVVLKAMELTCTYDNCIVLKGNHEAELIQYIIEGSNENWTRQGGDATLAHFAQQGIQNEVILPWLVQRPLCYETPHFIVTHAGIAETEDPFLEEGDDSVLWNRKPLKAIGKLQIHGHTPLKSNQAQYTPDSDSWNIDTGAYYGYGLTGLRIAADATVIECLTISTDQRDIR
- a CDS encoding 3'-5' exonuclease, whose amino-acid sequence is MNSFVALDFETANQHRSSVCSIGLVFVENRQIVDKYYELIKPTPNFYSYWNTKVHGLTERDTARAEEFPEIWDYLRMRIKDLPLVAHNSAFDQSCLKAVLASYNLPIHQNPFYCTFRKSKQVFPTLPNHKLNTVSEYLGFTLDNHHHALADAEACAHIALHVF
- a CDS encoding CBS domain-containing protein, whose translation is MKQRVPISQIMTKVLIAVPTTKKISEVNQLFTDYNIRHIPVVEGEQLVGIISSNDILKIGYSTANMDVEAINAIYDAYKLEDIMTVNPVVVEDDVTIKEVAELLVEQQFHSLPVVDKNKTLVGIVTTTDLINYLIAQY
- a CDS encoding helix-turn-helix domain-containing protein; translation: MVQSIDLFGIQLACYTQSKKSGEQLMKHHGVSFLISGELEAFDGKTKYYYRKGDLIVYRKNTLIRFVKYPYKGEAFQAISVVLDDAILQEFALNQGYKAEKKTEANLIRLEQDDLLQGYFTALMGWFTQAIKDKNLIDLKKRELIYLLLHHNPNLASTLFHFAQPGKVDLENYMNTHFRFNIPLVEFAFLTGRSLATFKRDFEKIFHLSPNKWLVNKRLEEAYYLLEHKKMKVKEVYVEVGFETLSHFSHAFKQRFGVNPSTI
- a CDS encoding MBL fold metallo-hydrolase, producing MMHPKFGKRPSGERLQRIKESVNYSQGKFQNQSHTPQLTQSITTALYDYFFAKSTETKPLNQIPTQVIDWKALEGDQPQLVWFGHSSYLMQIEGKFILVDPVLSGSASPIPGGTKSFKGTDIATVAELPVIDVLFLTHDHYDHMDYETLKALKTKVKQVVCGLGVGAHLEYWGYSPQQLIEKDWWEEIVLDTGFKVTLTPARHFSGRSIFSANTLWTSFVLETAHKRIFIGGDSGYDTHFKEIGEQFGPFDLAILENGQYDKSWKYIHMMPEEVVQAAKDLQACVLFPVHSAKFVLANHAWNEPLERIALESVKEKMPLLTPQIGENVNLDAMHIQPTYWWKN
- a CDS encoding VF530 family protein; this translates as METSKDPLHGKKLADILEELVDYYQGFEGLGKQINIRCFTHDPSINSALKFLRKTPWAREKTESLYVYVLRQKAKKGHI